The Littorina saxatilis isolate snail1 linkage group LG15, US_GU_Lsax_2.0, whole genome shotgun sequence genome contains a region encoding:
- the LOC138949098 gene encoding GTPase IMAP family member 9-like isoform X2 yields MWVCENVVCRAHNDDNIYRCHSCDAVKPYLSSRGVFENVSFASDEYHNVSPSYGQEVMSYQSSLGHAHEWGGARPKYQQTMGSATTTVTSADQCPLIDLSGREMGATSGNSFRRSDTIGIDHKNTMESQTITGPAGRQAQSANSAGTTFADVGFPDTECRLVLVGMTGNGKSSTGNTILGLTRFEVGDGFDSQTPSCQMYKAVRFGVPVEVVDTPGFFDTNTSEELLLKEIRNCIGMVLPGPHALCVVIGGRFTADQVETVEQIRTLFGPEVLRHMIAIFTFGDKLARGQGEGRCEDYVKEKLERAPPALRKLIKEDLDNRFVVFNNVGSLQERESQVRELLLVVKKLLHGNGGRPYTDKLLADCQNAISNYERRLIGLLNRDDPMTRQEVRRVFRALLEKDENTKDLLEKLLDTQEDTSVAMVELEETQEIMGKMIKDHKQETDDLHARLKKRRCDIL; encoded by the exons ATGTGGGTGTGTGAAAACGTCGTCTGCCGTGCTCACAATGATGACAATATCTACCGGTGTCACAGTTGCGACGCTGTCAAACCCTACCTTTCCTCCAGAGGAGTATTCGAAAATGTTTCATTTGCCTCTGATGAATACCACAACGTGTCGCCCTCCTATGGACAGGAAGTGATGTCATATCAGTCAAGCCTTGGACATGCGCATGAGTGGGGCGGTGCTCGCCCGAAATACCAGCAGACAATGGGGAGTGCCACTACTACAGTAACTTCAGCTGACCAATGTCCGCTGATCGATCTGTCAGGCAGGGAAATGGGGGCAACAAGCGGAAACTCTTTTCGTCGTTCAGATACTATAGG CATAGACCACAAAAACACAATGGAATCACAAACAATAACCGGACCCGCAGGAAGGCAGGCACAGTCTGCAAATAGTGCAGGGACGACGTTTG CAGACGTGGGTTTCCCAGACACAGAGTGCCGTCTGGTGTTGGTCGGGATGACTGGCAACGGGAAGAGTTCTACTGGCAACACAATTCTGGGTCTAACCCGCTTTGAAGTAGGAGATGGATTCGACTCGCAAACCCCATCCTGCCAGATGTACAAAGCCGTCAGATTCGGTGTCCCCGTTGAG GTTGTGGACACGCCAGGATTTTTTGACACGAACACGTCGGAGGAGCTGCTACTGAAAGAGATCCGGAACTGCATTGGAATGGTCCTCCCCGGCCCTCACGCGCTGTGTGTGGTGATTGGGGGGCGCTTTACGGCAGACCAG GTTGAAACCGTGGAACAGATTCGCACCTTGTTTGGACCCGAGGTTTTGCGTCACATGATCGCCATCTTCACGTTTGGCGACAAACTGGCCAGAGGTCAAGGTGAAGGTCGTTGCGAGGATTATGTGAAGGAGAAACTGGAGAGGGCACCACCAGCACTCCGGAAACTGATCAAG GAGGACCTCGACAACCGATTTGTTGTGTTTAACAACGTCGGCAGCCTCCAAGAGCGTGAGAGTCAAGTGCGCGAGCTCTTGCTTGTCGTCAAAAAACTGTTGCATGGCAACGGGGGAAGGCCCTACACCGACAAGCTGCTGGCGGATTGTCAGAATGCCATCAGCAACTATGAGAGGAGACTTATCGGCCTCCTTAATAGAGA TGACCCTATGACGCGACAAGAAGTCCGACGCGTGTTCCGAGCTCTGCTGGAAAAGGATGAAAACACCAAGGACCTGCTGGAAAAGCTACTGGACACGCAAGAGGACACTTCAGTCGCAATGGTGGAACTGGAAGAGACGCAGGAGATCATGGGGAAGATGATTAAGGATCACAAGCAGGAAACTGACGACTTGCATGCGCGTCTTAAAAAACGCCGATGTGACATTTTGTAA
- the LOC138949098 gene encoding GTPase IMAP family member 9-like isoform X1 encodes MWVCENVVCRAHNDDNIYRCHSCDAVKPYLSSRGVFENVSFASDEYHNVSPSYGQEVMSYQSSLGHAHEWGGARPKYQQTMGSATTTVTSADQCPLIDLSGREMGATSGNSFRRSDTIGIDHKNTMESQTITGPAGRQAQSANSAGTTFAADVGFPDTECRLVLVGMTGNGKSSTGNTILGLTRFEVGDGFDSQTPSCQMYKAVRFGVPVEVVDTPGFFDTNTSEELLLKEIRNCIGMVLPGPHALCVVIGGRFTADQVETVEQIRTLFGPEVLRHMIAIFTFGDKLARGQGEGRCEDYVKEKLERAPPALRKLIKEDLDNRFVVFNNVGSLQERESQVRELLLVVKKLLHGNGGRPYTDKLLADCQNAISNYERRLIGLLNRDDPMTRQEVRRVFRALLEKDENTKDLLEKLLDTQEDTSVAMVELEETQEIMGKMIKDHKQETDDLHARLKKRRCDIL; translated from the exons ATGTGGGTGTGTGAAAACGTCGTCTGCCGTGCTCACAATGATGACAATATCTACCGGTGTCACAGTTGCGACGCTGTCAAACCCTACCTTTCCTCCAGAGGAGTATTCGAAAATGTTTCATTTGCCTCTGATGAATACCACAACGTGTCGCCCTCCTATGGACAGGAAGTGATGTCATATCAGTCAAGCCTTGGACATGCGCATGAGTGGGGCGGTGCTCGCCCGAAATACCAGCAGACAATGGGGAGTGCCACTACTACAGTAACTTCAGCTGACCAATGTCCGCTGATCGATCTGTCAGGCAGGGAAATGGGGGCAACAAGCGGAAACTCTTTTCGTCGTTCAGATACTATAGG CATAGACCACAAAAACACAATGGAATCACAAACAATAACCGGACCCGCAGGAAGGCAGGCACAGTCTGCAAATAGTGCAGGGACGACGTTTG CAGCAGACGTGGGTTTCCCAGACACAGAGTGCCGTCTGGTGTTGGTCGGGATGACTGGCAACGGGAAGAGTTCTACTGGCAACACAATTCTGGGTCTAACCCGCTTTGAAGTAGGAGATGGATTCGACTCGCAAACCCCATCCTGCCAGATGTACAAAGCCGTCAGATTCGGTGTCCCCGTTGAG GTTGTGGACACGCCAGGATTTTTTGACACGAACACGTCGGAGGAGCTGCTACTGAAAGAGATCCGGAACTGCATTGGAATGGTCCTCCCCGGCCCTCACGCGCTGTGTGTGGTGATTGGGGGGCGCTTTACGGCAGACCAG GTTGAAACCGTGGAACAGATTCGCACCTTGTTTGGACCCGAGGTTTTGCGTCACATGATCGCCATCTTCACGTTTGGCGACAAACTGGCCAGAGGTCAAGGTGAAGGTCGTTGCGAGGATTATGTGAAGGAGAAACTGGAGAGGGCACCACCAGCACTCCGGAAACTGATCAAG GAGGACCTCGACAACCGATTTGTTGTGTTTAACAACGTCGGCAGCCTCCAAGAGCGTGAGAGTCAAGTGCGCGAGCTCTTGCTTGTCGTCAAAAAACTGTTGCATGGCAACGGGGGAAGGCCCTACACCGACAAGCTGCTGGCGGATTGTCAGAATGCCATCAGCAACTATGAGAGGAGACTTATCGGCCTCCTTAATAGAGA TGACCCTATGACGCGACAAGAAGTCCGACGCGTGTTCCGAGCTCTGCTGGAAAAGGATGAAAACACCAAGGACCTGCTGGAAAAGCTACTGGACACGCAAGAGGACACTTCAGTCGCAATGGTGGAACTGGAAGAGACGCAGGAGATCATGGGGAAGATGATTAAGGATCACAAGCAGGAAACTGACGACTTGCATGCGCGTCTTAAAAAACGCCGATGTGACATTTTGTAA
- the LOC138949098 gene encoding GTPase IMAP family member 9-like isoform X3, with protein sequence MESQTITGPAGRQAQSANSAGTTFAADVGFPDTECRLVLVGMTGNGKSSTGNTILGLTRFEVGDGFDSQTPSCQMYKAVRFGVPVEVVDTPGFFDTNTSEELLLKEIRNCIGMVLPGPHALCVVIGGRFTADQVETVEQIRTLFGPEVLRHMIAIFTFGDKLARGQGEGRCEDYVKEKLERAPPALRKLIKEDLDNRFVVFNNVGSLQERESQVRELLLVVKKLLHGNGGRPYTDKLLADCQNAISNYERRLIGLLNRDDPMTRQEVRRVFRALLEKDENTKDLLEKLLDTQEDTSVAMVELEETQEIMGKMIKDHKQETDDLHARLKKRRCDIL encoded by the exons ATGGAATCACAAACAATAACCGGACCCGCAGGAAGGCAGGCACAGTCTGCAAATAGTGCAGGGACGACGTTTG CAGCAGACGTGGGTTTCCCAGACACAGAGTGCCGTCTGGTGTTGGTCGGGATGACTGGCAACGGGAAGAGTTCTACTGGCAACACAATTCTGGGTCTAACCCGCTTTGAAGTAGGAGATGGATTCGACTCGCAAACCCCATCCTGCCAGATGTACAAAGCCGTCAGATTCGGTGTCCCCGTTGAG GTTGTGGACACGCCAGGATTTTTTGACACGAACACGTCGGAGGAGCTGCTACTGAAAGAGATCCGGAACTGCATTGGAATGGTCCTCCCCGGCCCTCACGCGCTGTGTGTGGTGATTGGGGGGCGCTTTACGGCAGACCAG GTTGAAACCGTGGAACAGATTCGCACCTTGTTTGGACCCGAGGTTTTGCGTCACATGATCGCCATCTTCACGTTTGGCGACAAACTGGCCAGAGGTCAAGGTGAAGGTCGTTGCGAGGATTATGTGAAGGAGAAACTGGAGAGGGCACCACCAGCACTCCGGAAACTGATCAAG GAGGACCTCGACAACCGATTTGTTGTGTTTAACAACGTCGGCAGCCTCCAAGAGCGTGAGAGTCAAGTGCGCGAGCTCTTGCTTGTCGTCAAAAAACTGTTGCATGGCAACGGGGGAAGGCCCTACACCGACAAGCTGCTGGCGGATTGTCAGAATGCCATCAGCAACTATGAGAGGAGACTTATCGGCCTCCTTAATAGAGA TGACCCTATGACGCGACAAGAAGTCCGACGCGTGTTCCGAGCTCTGCTGGAAAAGGATGAAAACACCAAGGACCTGCTGGAAAAGCTACTGGACACGCAAGAGGACACTTCAGTCGCAATGGTGGAACTGGAAGAGACGCAGGAGATCATGGGGAAGATGATTAAGGATCACAAGCAGGAAACTGACGACTTGCATGCGCGTCTTAAAAAACGCCGATGTGACATTTTGTAA
- the LOC138949098 gene encoding GTPase IMAP family member 9-like isoform X4 gives MESQTITGPAGRQAQSANSAGTTFADVGFPDTECRLVLVGMTGNGKSSTGNTILGLTRFEVGDGFDSQTPSCQMYKAVRFGVPVEVVDTPGFFDTNTSEELLLKEIRNCIGMVLPGPHALCVVIGGRFTADQVETVEQIRTLFGPEVLRHMIAIFTFGDKLARGQGEGRCEDYVKEKLERAPPALRKLIKEDLDNRFVVFNNVGSLQERESQVRELLLVVKKLLHGNGGRPYTDKLLADCQNAISNYERRLIGLLNRDDPMTRQEVRRVFRALLEKDENTKDLLEKLLDTQEDTSVAMVELEETQEIMGKMIKDHKQETDDLHARLKKRRCDIL, from the exons ATGGAATCACAAACAATAACCGGACCCGCAGGAAGGCAGGCACAGTCTGCAAATAGTGCAGGGACGACGTTTG CAGACGTGGGTTTCCCAGACACAGAGTGCCGTCTGGTGTTGGTCGGGATGACTGGCAACGGGAAGAGTTCTACTGGCAACACAATTCTGGGTCTAACCCGCTTTGAAGTAGGAGATGGATTCGACTCGCAAACCCCATCCTGCCAGATGTACAAAGCCGTCAGATTCGGTGTCCCCGTTGAG GTTGTGGACACGCCAGGATTTTTTGACACGAACACGTCGGAGGAGCTGCTACTGAAAGAGATCCGGAACTGCATTGGAATGGTCCTCCCCGGCCCTCACGCGCTGTGTGTGGTGATTGGGGGGCGCTTTACGGCAGACCAG GTTGAAACCGTGGAACAGATTCGCACCTTGTTTGGACCCGAGGTTTTGCGTCACATGATCGCCATCTTCACGTTTGGCGACAAACTGGCCAGAGGTCAAGGTGAAGGTCGTTGCGAGGATTATGTGAAGGAGAAACTGGAGAGGGCACCACCAGCACTCCGGAAACTGATCAAG GAGGACCTCGACAACCGATTTGTTGTGTTTAACAACGTCGGCAGCCTCCAAGAGCGTGAGAGTCAAGTGCGCGAGCTCTTGCTTGTCGTCAAAAAACTGTTGCATGGCAACGGGGGAAGGCCCTACACCGACAAGCTGCTGGCGGATTGTCAGAATGCCATCAGCAACTATGAGAGGAGACTTATCGGCCTCCTTAATAGAGA TGACCCTATGACGCGACAAGAAGTCCGACGCGTGTTCCGAGCTCTGCTGGAAAAGGATGAAAACACCAAGGACCTGCTGGAAAAGCTACTGGACACGCAAGAGGACACTTCAGTCGCAATGGTGGAACTGGAAGAGACGCAGGAGATCATGGGGAAGATGATTAAGGATCACAAGCAGGAAACTGACGACTTGCATGCGCGTCTTAAAAAACGCCGATGTGACATTTTGTAA